The following are from one region of the Streptococcus sp. 1643 genome:
- the infB gene encoding translation initiation factor IF-2, translated as MSKKRLYEIAKELGKESKEVVARAKELGLDVKSHSSSVEAAAAEQIAASFKSAPAPKAEAKPAAPKASVEKKAEKPVSAKPVAAKEESKPAAPAAPKAEKVVAARPQSRNFKAEREARAKEQAERRKQNKGNNRDQQQNGNRQKNDGRNGGKPGQGNRDNRRFNDQGKKPQGQGNRGNDRRQQQDFQPKQAGPRVDFKARAAALKAEQNAEYARSSEERFKQSQAAKEALAQANKRKEPEEIFEEAAKLAEQTQPAVTVAPVAKEAPVDTRRKKQARPDKERDDYDHEEDGPRKQQKNRSSQNQVRNQRNSNWNNNKKNKKGNKQNNRNQTPKPVTERKFHELPTEFEYTDGMTVAEIAKRIKREPAEIVKKLFMMGVMATQNQSLDGETIELLMVDYGIEAKQKVEVDNADIERFFVEDGYLNEDELVERPPVVTIMGHVDHGKTTLLDTLRNSRVATGEAGGITQHIGAYQIVENGKKITFLDTPGHAAFTSMRARGASVTDITILVVAADDGVMPQTIEAINHSKAANVPIIVAINKIDKPGANPERVIGELAEHGVMSTAWGGDSEFVEISAKFNQNIEELLETVLLVAEIQELKADPTVRAIGTVIEARLDKGKGAVATLLVQQGTLNVQDPIVVGNTFGRVRAMTNDLGRRVKVAGPSTPVSITGLNEAPMAGDHFAVYEDEKSARAAGEERAKRALMKQRQATQRVSLENLFDTLKAGELKSVNVIIKADVQGSVEALSASLQKIDVEGVKVTIVHSAVGAINESDVTLAEASNAFIIGFNVRPTPQARQQAEADDVEIRLHSIIYKVIEEMEEAMKGMLDPEFEEKVIGEAVIRETFKVSKVGTIGGFMVINGKVTRDSKVRVIRDGVVIYDGELASLKHYKDDVKEVTNGREGGLMIDGYNDIKTDDVIEAYVMEEIKR; from the coding sequence TTGTCTAAGAAAAGATTGTACGAAATCGCAAAAGAACTTGGAAAAGAAAGTAAAGAAGTTGTAGCGCGTGCAAAAGAGTTGGGCTTGGATGTGAAAAGCCACTCATCGAGCGTGGAAGCTGCTGCTGCTGAGCAAATTGCTGCCAGCTTTAAATCGGCACCTGCTCCTAAGGCAGAAGCAAAACCTGCAGCACCAAAAGCAAGTGTAGAAAAGAAAGCAGAAAAGCCTGTATCAGCTAAACCAGTAGCCGCTAAGGAAGAAAGTAAACCAGCTGCACCTGCAGCTCCTAAGGCAGAAAAAGTAGTGGCCGCAAGACCACAGAGTCGAAACTTCAAGGCGGAGCGTGAGGCGCGTGCCAAAGAGCAGGCAGAACGACGCAAACAAAATAAGGGCAACAACCGTGACCAACAACAAAATGGTAACCGTCAGAAAAACGATGGTCGTAATGGTGGCAAACCTGGTCAAGGAAACCGCGACAATCGCCGTTTCAACGACCAAGGGAAAAAACCACAAGGTCAAGGGAATCGTGGCAATGATCGCCGTCAGCAACAAGACTTCCAGCCAAAACAAGCTGGACCACGTGTTGACTTTAAAGCCCGTGCAGCAGCCCTAAAAGCAGAGCAAAATGCAGAATACGCACGCTCAAGCGAGGAGCGCTTCAAACAATCGCAAGCTGCCAAAGAAGCCTTGGCTCAAGCTAACAAACGCAAGGAGCCAGAGGAAATCTTTGAAGAAGCTGCTAAACTAGCTGAACAAACGCAGCCAGCCGTAACAGTAGCTCCTGTAGCGAAAGAAGCGCCAGTGGATACACGTCGTAAAAAACAAGCTCGACCAGACAAAGAACGTGACGATTATGATCACGAAGAAGATGGTCCTAGAAAACAACAAAAGAATCGAAGTAGTCAGAATCAAGTGAGAAATCAAAGAAATAGTAACTGGAATAACAACAAGAAAAATAAAAAAGGGAACAAGCAAAACAACCGTAACCAGACTCCAAAACCTGTTACAGAGCGTAAGTTCCACGAATTGCCAACAGAATTTGAGTATACAGATGGTATGACTGTTGCGGAAATCGCAAAACGTATCAAACGTGAACCAGCTGAAATCGTTAAGAAACTCTTTATGATGGGTGTGATGGCCACACAAAACCAATCCTTAGATGGAGAAACCATCGAACTCCTCATGGTGGATTACGGTATCGAAGCCAAACAAAAGGTTGAAGTGGATAATGCCGACATCGAACGTTTCTTTGTAGAAGATGGCTATCTTAACGAAGATGAATTGGTTGAGCGTCCACCAGTTGTAACCATCATGGGACACGTTGACCATGGTAAAACAACCCTCTTGGATACCCTTCGTAACTCTCGTGTTGCGACAGGTGAAGCAGGTGGTATCACGCAGCATATCGGTGCCTACCAAATCGTGGAAAATGGCAAGAAGATTACCTTCCTTGATACACCAGGACACGCGGCCTTTACCTCTATGCGTGCGCGTGGTGCATCTGTTACCGATATTACTATCTTGGTTGTAGCGGCCGACGACGGGGTTATGCCTCAGACTATCGAAGCCATCAACCACTCAAAAGCGGCAAACGTTCCAATTATCGTAGCCATCAATAAGATTGATAAACCAGGTGCCAACCCAGAACGTGTTATCGGTGAATTGGCTGAACACGGTGTCATGTCAACTGCTTGGGGTGGAGATTCTGAATTTGTTGAAATCTCAGCTAAATTCAACCAAAATATCGAAGAACTCTTGGAAACAGTCCTTCTTGTAGCTGAAATCCAAGAACTCAAAGCAGACCCAACAGTTCGTGCGATCGGTACTGTTATCGAGGCTCGCTTGGACAAAGGAAAAGGTGCGGTCGCAACCCTTCTTGTTCAACAAGGTACCTTGAATGTCCAAGACCCAATCGTTGTCGGAAATACCTTCGGTCGTGTCCGTGCCATGACCAATGACCTTGGTCGTCGTGTTAAGGTTGCAGGTCCATCAACACCAGTTTCTATCACAGGTTTGAACGAAGCGCCAATGGCGGGTGACCACTTTGCCGTTTACGAAGATGAAAAATCTGCGCGTGCGGCCGGTGAAGAACGTGCAAAACGTGCCCTCATGAAACAACGCCAAGCTACCCAACGTGTCAGCCTTGAAAACCTCTTTGATACGCTTAAAGCTGGTGAGCTTAAGTCAGTTAATGTTATCATCAAGGCCGACGTACAAGGTTCTGTTGAAGCCCTTTCTGCCTCACTTCAAAAGATCGATGTAGAAGGTGTCAAAGTCACCATTGTCCACTCGGCAGTCGGTGCTATCAACGAATCTGATGTGACCCTTGCGGAAGCTTCAAATGCCTTTATCATTGGTTTCAACGTACGCCCTACACCACAAGCGCGCCAACAAGCCGAAGCTGACGATGTTGAAATCCGTCTTCACAGCATTATCTATAAGGTTATCGAAGAGATGGAAGAAGCCATGAAAGGGATGCTTGACCCAGAATTTGAAGAAAAAGTTATCGGTGAAGCAGTTATCCGTGAAACCTTTAAGGTATCTAAAGTCGGAACTATCGGTGGATTCATGGTTATCAACGGTAAGGTTACCCGTGATTCTAAAGTCCGTGTTATCCGTGACGGTGTCGTAATCTATGATGGCGAACTCGCAAGCTTGAAACACTACAAAGACGACGTTAAAGAAGTTACAAACGGTCGTGAAGGTGGTCTCATGATCGATGGCTACAATGATATCAAGACTGATGATGTGATTGAGGCATATGTCATGGAAGAAATCAAACGATAA
- the nusA gene encoding transcription termination factor NusA — MSKEMLEAFRILEEDKGIKKEDIIDAVVESLRSAYRRRYGQSDSVAIDFNEKTGDFTVYTVREVVDEVFDSRLEISLKDALAINSAYELGDKIKFEEAPAEFGRVAAQSAKQTIMEKMRKQTRAITYNTYKEHEQEIMSGTVERFDNRFIYVNLGSIEAQLSKQDQIPGEVFASHDRIEVYVYKVEDNPRGVNVFVSRSHPEMIKRLMEQEIPEVYDGTVEIMSVAREAGDRTKVAVRSHNPNVDAIGTIVGRGGANIKKITSKFHPARYDAKSDRMIPVEENIDVIEWVADPAEFIYNAIAPAEVDQVIFDENDSKRALVVVPDNKLSLAIGRRGQNVRLAAHLTGYRIDIKSASEFEAMEEAGQVDYAAADELTEE, encoded by the coding sequence ATGAGTAAAGAAATGCTAGAGGCCTTCCGCATTTTGGAAGAAGACAAGGGAATCAAAAAAGAAGACATCATCGACGCAGTAGTAGAGTCGCTTCGTTCCGCTTATCGCAGACGCTATGGTCAATCTGATAGCGTAGCCATTGACTTCAATGAAAAAACAGGTGACTTTACAGTTTATACTGTCCGTGAAGTTGTTGATGAAGTATTTGATAGCCGTTTGGAAATCAGCTTGAAAGATGCCCTTGCCATTAATTCAGCCTATGAGCTTGGTGACAAGATCAAGTTTGAAGAAGCACCTGCTGAGTTTGGTCGTGTAGCAGCCCAATCTGCTAAACAAACCATCATGGAAAAAATGCGCAAGCAAACACGTGCCATCACTTACAATACTTATAAAGAACATGAACAAGAAATCATGTCTGGTACGGTAGAACGTTTTGACAACCGCTTTATTTATGTCAATCTTGGCAGCATCGAAGCCCAATTGTCCAAACAAGACCAAATCCCTGGAGAAGTTTTTGCTTCCCACGACCGTATCGAAGTCTACGTTTACAAGGTTGAAGATAATCCTCGTGGTGTCAACGTCTTTGTTAGCCGTAGCCATCCTGAAATGATCAAACGCTTGATGGAACAAGAAATCCCAGAAGTCTACGATGGAACTGTTGAAATCATGAGCGTAGCCCGCGAAGCTGGTGACCGTACGAAAGTTGCCGTTCGTAGCCACAATCCAAACGTGGATGCTATCGGGACAATCGTTGGACGTGGTGGTGCCAATATCAAGAAAATCACCAGCAAATTCCACCCAGCTCGCTACGATGCCAAGAGTGATCGTATGATTCCTGTCGAAGAAAACATCGACGTTATCGAGTGGGTAGCAGATCCAGCTGAATTTATCTACAATGCTATCGCTCCTGCTGAGGTTGACCAAGTTATCTTTGATGAAAACGACAGCAAACGTGCCTTGGTCGTTGTACCTGATAACAAGCTTTCTCTTGCCATCGGTCGTCGTGGACAAAACGTTCGCTTGGCGGCTCACTTGACGGGTTACCGTATTGATATCAAGTCTGCCAGTGAGTTTGAAGCTATGGAAGAAGCAGGTCAAGTGGATTACGCAGCTGCGGACGAATTGACGGAAGAATAA
- a CDS encoding ABC transporter ATP-binding protein: MLEIKNLTGGYVHVPVLKDVSFTVESGQLVGLIGLNGAGKSTTINEIIGLLTPYSGEIKINGLTLREDATSYRKQIGYIPETPSLYEELTLREHIETVAMAYGIEQKVAFERVESLLKMFRLDQKLDWFPVHFSKGMKQKVMIICAFVVDPSLFIVDEPFLGLDPLAIADLIQLLEVEKQKGKSILMSTHVLDSAEKMCDAFVILHKGEVRAQGNLQQLREAFDMPEASLNDIYLALTKEEEL, translated from the coding sequence ATGTTAGAAATTAAAAACCTGACAGGAGGCTATGTTCATGTCCCTGTCTTGAAAGATGTGTCCTTTACCGTTGAAAGTGGGCAGTTGGTCGGTTTGATTGGGCTCAACGGTGCTGGGAAATCAACGACAATCAATGAGATTATTGGTCTGTTGACACCTTACAGTGGGGAAATCAAGATTAACGGTCTCACCCTGCGAGAAGATGCGACCAGCTATCGCAAGCAGATTGGGTATATCCCAGAAACGCCTAGTCTGTATGAGGAATTGACCCTCAGGGAGCATATTGAGACGGTTGCCATGGCCTATGGTATTGAGCAAAAAGTGGCTTTTGAGCGAGTAGAATCTTTGTTAAAAATGTTCCGTCTGGACCAAAAATTGGACTGGTTCCCAGTGCATTTTTCCAAAGGGATGAAGCAGAAGGTCATGATTATCTGTGCATTTGTGGTAGATCCGAGTCTTTTCATCGTTGATGAGCCTTTTCTTGGGCTCGATCCGCTGGCGATTGCCGACTTGATTCAGCTTTTGGAAGTAGAAAAGCAAAAAGGCAAGTCCATTCTCATGAGTACCCACGTGCTGGATTCAGCGGAGAAGATGTGTGATGCCTTTGTCATCCTCCACAAGGGGGAGGTGCGAGCTCAGGGGAACCTCCAGCAACTCCGCGAAGCCTTTGACATGCCTGAAGCGAGTTTGAATGATATTTACTTGGCTCTGACCAAAGAGGAGGAGCTATGA
- a CDS encoding DUF1858 domain-containing protein: protein MDNIIDVSIPVAEVVDKHPEVLEILVELGFKPLANPLMRNTVGRKVSLKQGSKLEGTPMDKIVRTLEANGYEVIGLD, encoded by the coding sequence ATGGACAATATCATCGATGTGTCAATACCCGTTGCAGAAGTGGTAGACAAGCACCCAGAAGTTTTGGAAATCCTAGTGGAGCTCGGTTTTAAACCACTTGCTAATCCCTTGATGCGCAACACAGTCGGTCGCAAAGTATCGCTGAAGCAGGGTTCTAAACTTGAAGGAACTCCTATGGACAAGATTGTCCGCACGCTAGAAGCGAACGGCTATGAAGTGATTGGATTAGACTAA
- the rbfA gene encoding 30S ribosome-binding factor RbfA, with protein MANHFRTDRVGMEIKREVNEILQKKVRDPRVQGVTITDVQMLGDLSVAKVYYTILSNLASDNQKAQIGLEKATGTIKRELGRNLKLYKIPDLTFVKDESIEYGNKIDEMLRNLDKN; from the coding sequence ATGGCAAATCATTTCCGTACGGATCGTGTGGGCATGGAAATCAAGCGTGAAGTCAATGAGATTTTGCAAAAGAAAGTCCGTGATCCGCGTGTCCAAGGTGTGACCATTACAGATGTTCAGATGCTGGGTGACTTGTCTGTTGCCAAGGTTTACTACACCATTTTGAGTAACCTTGCTTCAGATAATCAAAAAGCTCAAATCGGGCTTGAAAAAGCAACTGGTACCATCAAACGTGAACTTGGTCGCAATTTGAAATTGTACAAAATCCCAGATTTAACCTTCGTCAAAGATGAGTCCATCGAATATGGAAACAAGATTGACGAGATGCTACGCAATCTGGATAAGAACTAA
- a CDS encoding YlxQ-related RNA-binding protein, producing the protein MNKQKISNLLGLAQRAGRIISGEELVVKAIQDQKAKLVFLAHDAGPNLTKKIQDKSDYYQVEVITVFSTLELSIAVGKSRKVLAVTDAGFTKKMRSLME; encoded by the coding sequence TTGAATAAGCAAAAGATAAGCAATCTCTTGGGACTTGCTCAACGAGCAGGCCGGATCATATCAGGTGAGGAATTGGTGGTTAAAGCCATCCAAGACCAGAAAGCCAAGCTAGTCTTTCTAGCTCATGATGCTGGTCCCAATCTGACCAAGAAGATTCAAGATAAAAGTGACTATTATCAAGTAGAAGTTATAACCGTGTTTTCAACACTGGAATTAAGCATAGCAGTCGGAAAATCGCGAAAGGTTTTGGCTGTGACAGATGCTGGATTTACAAAGAAAATGAGGTCTCTTATGGAATAG
- the trmB gene encoding tRNA (guanosine(46)-N7)-methyltransferase TrmB: protein MRVRNRKGATELLEANPQYVVLNPLEAKGKWRDLFGNDHPIHVEVGSGKGAFVSGMAKQNPDINYIGIDIQKSVLSYALDKVLEVGVPNIKLLWVDGSDLTDYFEDGEIDRLYLNFSDPWPKKRHEKRRLTYKSFLDTFKRILPENGEIHFKTDNRGLFEYSLVSFSQYGMKLNGVWLDLHASDFEGNVMTEYEQKFSSKGQVIYRVEAEF from the coding sequence ATGAGAGTTAGAAATCGTAAAGGGGCGACAGAATTACTAGAGGCTAATCCCCAGTATGTGGTCCTTAATCCCTTGGAAGCTAAAGGGAAATGGCGAGACTTGTTTGGAAATGATCATCCTATTCATGTAGAGGTTGGAAGTGGGAAAGGGGCCTTCGTATCAGGAATGGCCAAGCAAAATCCTGACATCAACTACATCGGGATTGATATCCAAAAGTCGGTATTGAGTTATGCCTTGGACAAGGTGCTTGAAGTTGGAGTGCCCAACATCAAGTTGCTGTGGGTAGATGGTTCAGATCTGACCGACTACTTTGAAGACGGTGAAATTGATCGTCTCTACCTAAACTTTTCAGATCCCTGGCCTAAAAAACGCCATGAAAAACGTCGTTTGACTTACAAGAGTTTCCTGGATACCTTCAAGCGCATCTTGCCTGAGAATGGGGAAATCCATTTCAAGACAGACAATCGTGGCTTATTTGAGTATAGTCTAGTGAGCTTTTCTCAGTATGGGATGAAACTCAATGGTGTCTGGCTGGACTTGCATGCCAGTGATTTTGAAGGCAATGTCATGACAGAGTATGAGCAAAAATTCTCAAGCAAAGGTCAAGTGATCTACCGAGTTGAAGCAGAATTTTAA
- a CDS encoding ABC transporter permease, whose amino-acid sequence MKDLFLKREQAFRKECVGYLRYVLNDHFVLFLLVLIGFLAYQYSQLLQHFPENHWPILLFLGIVSALLLAWGGIATYMEGPDKLFLLVSEEEVKSHLKGQTVRSLVFWLLVQTLFLLLFAPLFLAMGYGLPVFLIYVLLLGAGKYLLFRQKASKFFTENGIDWDYVIAQESKRKQALLRFFALFTQVKGVSNSVKRRAYLDFILKAVQKVPSKIWQNLYLRSYLRNGDLFALSLRLLFLSLLAVIFIEQAWIATAVVVLFNYLLLFQLLALYHAFDYQYLTQLFPLEKGEKEKGLKQIVLGVGSAVLLLELLVGAVVFQEKIALLALVGASLFLQLFYLPYQLKRLVDE is encoded by the coding sequence ATGAAAGACTTGTTTTTAAAGCGAGAGCAGGCTTTTCGTAAGGAGTGTGTCGGTTATCTGCGTTATGTTCTCAATGATCACTTTGTCTTGTTCCTGCTAGTTCTTATCGGTTTTCTAGCTTACCAGTACAGCCAACTCCTGCAACATTTTCCTGAAAATCATTGGCCTATCCTCTTGTTTTTAGGGATTGTATCTGCCTTGCTTTTAGCTTGGGGAGGAATCGCAACCTACATGGAAGGGCCTGACAAGCTCTTTCTCTTAGTCAGTGAAGAGGAGGTTAAGTCCCACCTCAAAGGGCAGACAGTGCGCTCACTGGTCTTTTGGCTCTTGGTCCAAACCCTTTTCTTGCTTTTATTTGCGCCCTTATTTTTAGCCATGGGTTATGGCTTGCCAGTTTTTCTCATCTATGTGCTTTTATTGGGAGCTGGGAAATATCTCCTCTTTCGTCAAAAAGCCAGTAAATTTTTTACTGAGAACGGAATTGACTGGGACTATGTGATCGCCCAAGAAAGCAAGCGCAAGCAAGCTTTGCTTCGTTTCTTTGCTCTCTTTACTCAGGTTAAGGGCGTTTCAAATAGTGTCAAACGTCGCGCTTATCTGGATTTCATCCTTAAAGCAGTTCAGAAGGTGCCGAGCAAGATTTGGCAAAATCTCTATCTTCGTTCTTACTTGCGAAATGGAGACCTCTTTGCCCTCAGTCTCCGCCTCCTCTTCCTATCCTTGTTAGCTGTGATCTTTATCGAGCAAGCTTGGATCGCGACAGCAGTGGTAGTGCTGTTTAACTACCTCTTGCTCTTTCAGTTACTGGCCCTCTATCATGCCTTTGACTACCAGTACTTGACTCAGCTCTTTCCACTAGAAAAAGGGGAGAAAGAGAAGGGATTGAAACAGATTGTGCTTGGTGTGGGAAGTGCAGTTCTTTTGCTGGAATTGCTGGTCGGAGCAGTGGTTTTTCAAGAAAAAATAGCCTTGTTGGCTCTTGTAGGGGCTAGTCTCTTCCTACAATTGTTTTATTTGCCTTACCAACTAAAAAGATTGGTTGACGAATAG
- the ccrZ gene encoding cell cycle regulator CcrZ: MDLGDNELTLTPIPGKSGKAYMGSYPDGKRVFVKMNTSPILPGLAREQIAPQLLWTRRLPDGRDMCAQEWLTGKILTPYDMNRKQIINILNRLHRSRPLMKQLSRLGYTMETPVDLLRSWQQGVPEILKQNHYLNSVIAELGKTVPGFREDHATIVHGDLRHSNWIETESGLVYLVDWDSVRLTDRMFDVAHLLCHYIPDHQWRQWLRDYGYKYNQTVLDKLYWYGQYSYLNQIAKYCENQDLDNVNREIYALRVFRDKYGKKR, from the coding sequence ATGGACTTGGGTGATAATGAGCTAACGCTGACCCCTATCCCTGGGAAGAGCGGCAAAGCTTATATGGGAAGCTACCCTGATGGGAAGCGCGTCTTTGTAAAAATGAACACCTCTCCAATCCTACCTGGCCTAGCCAGAGAACAAATCGCTCCTCAATTACTATGGACTCGTCGTTTGCCAGATGGCCGTGATATGTGTGCTCAGGAATGGCTGACGGGCAAAATCTTGACCCCTTACGATATGAATCGCAAGCAGATTATCAATATCTTGAACCGCCTTCACCGCTCGCGTCCTTTGATGAAGCAGTTGAGCCGTTTGGGATACACCATGGAAACACCAGTTGATTTGCTACGTTCTTGGCAGCAAGGAGTTCCAGAAATCTTGAAGCAGAACCACTATTTGAACAGTGTGATTGCTGAGCTAGGTAAGACGGTTCCAGGTTTTAGGGAAGACCATGCAACGATTGTGCATGGTGATCTTCGTCATAGTAATTGGATTGAGACAGAGAGTGGACTCGTTTATCTAGTGGATTGGGATTCGGTTCGTCTGACGGATCGTATGTTTGATGTAGCGCATTTGCTATGCCACTACATTCCAGATCATCAGTGGCGCCAATGGTTGAGAGACTATGGCTATAAGTACAATCAGACAGTGTTAGATAAATTGTATTGGTATGGTCAGTATTCTTACTTGAACCAGATTGCCAAATACTGTGAAAATCAAGATTTAGACAATGTAAACCGGGAGATTTACGCCTTGCGCGTCTTCCGTGACAAGTATGGAAAGAAGAGATGA
- a CDS encoding DUF438 domain-containing protein has translation MADERIHILRDILLELHNGASPESVQERFDATFTGVSAIEISLMEHELMNSDSGVTFEDVMELCDVHANLFKNAVKGVEVEDTEHPGHPVRVFKDENLALRAALIRIRRLLDTYESMEDEEMLAEMRKGLVRQMGLLGQFDIHYQRKEELFFPIMERYGHDSPPKVMWGVDDQIRELFQTALATAKALPEVAISTVKEAFEAFATEFESMIFKEESILLMILLESFTQDDWLQIAEESDAYGYAIIRPSEKWVPERQSFVEEKSAEESVQLDTAEGQVQQVIDTPEGQFTITFTPKEKEAVLDRHCQQAFGNGYLSVDQANLILNHLPMEITFVNKDDIFQYYNDNTPADEMIFKRTPSQVGRNVELCHPPKYLEKVKAVMKGLREGVKDKYEMWFKSESRGKFVHITYAAVHDENGEFQGVLEYVQDIQPYREIDTDYFRGLE, from the coding sequence ATGGCAGATGAACGGATTCATATCCTACGGGATATTTTGTTAGAATTGCACAATGGCGCCTCTCCTGAGTCAGTTCAGGAGCGTTTTGATGCGACCTTTACAGGTGTGTCAGCCATCGAGATTTCCCTCATGGAGCACGAGCTGATGAACTCAGACTCAGGTGTCACCTTTGAAGATGTCATGGAACTTTGTGATGTCCATGCCAATCTTTTTAAAAATGCTGTTAAGGGTGTTGAAGTGGAAGATACCGAGCATCCTGGTCATCCAGTTCGCGTCTTCAAGGATGAAAATCTGGCTCTCCGTGCAGCTTTGATTCGCATTCGGAGACTGTTGGATACCTATGAGTCTATGGAAGATGAGGAAATGCTGGCAGAGATGCGCAAGGGCTTGGTCCGTCAAATGGGGCTGTTGGGGCAATTTGACATCCACTATCAGCGCAAGGAAGAGCTCTTTTTTCCCATCATGGAGCGCTATGGTCACGATTCACCTCCAAAAGTTATGTGGGGAGTGGATGATCAGATCAGAGAACTCTTTCAGACAGCTCTAGCGACGGCTAAGGCACTACCAGAAGTGGCGATTTCCACTGTAAAGGAGGCCTTTGAAGCTTTTGCGACAGAGTTTGAAAGTATGATTTTCAAGGAAGAGTCCATCCTCCTCATGATTCTCCTTGAGTCTTTCACTCAGGATGACTGGCTTCAGATTGCGGAGGAGAGTGATGCCTATGGTTATGCCATCATCCGTCCGTCAGAGAAATGGGTGCCAGAACGACAGAGCTTTGTTGAGGAAAAGAGTGCAGAGGAGTCAGTACAACTAGACACGGCAGAAGGTCAAGTTCAGCAAGTTATCGATACACCAGAAGGCCAGTTCACCATTACCTTTACCCCTAAGGAAAAGGAAGCAGTGCTGGACCGTCATTGTCAACAGGCTTTTGGCAATGGCTATCTCTCCGTCGATCAGGCCAACCTCATCCTCAATCACCTCCCTATGGAGATCACTTTTGTCAATAAAGACGACATTTTTCAGTATTACAATGACAATACGCCAGCTGATGAGATGATTTTCAAACGGACGCCATCCCAAGTCGGGCGCAATGTTGAACTCTGCCATCCGCCCAAGTATCTAGAAAAGGTGAAGGCCGTTATGAAAGGTCTTCGTGAAGGGGTCAAGGACAAGTATGAAATGTGGTTCAAGTCAGAGTCGCGAGGCAAGTTTGTCCACATCACCTATGCCGCAGTACACGATGAAAACGGAGAATTCCAAGGCGTGCTAGAGTATGTTCAGGATATCCAACCCTACCGAGAGATTGATACGGACTATTTCCGTGGATTAGAATAA
- a CDS encoding DUF1912 family protein — protein MSYEQEFMKEFETWVNTQIMINDMAHKESQKVYEEDQDERAKDAMIRYESRLDAYQFLLGKFENFKAGKGFHDLPEGLFGERNY, from the coding sequence ATGAGTTACGAACAAGAATTTATGAAGGAATTTGAAACCTGGGTCAATACCCAGATCATGATTAACGATATGGCGCACAAGGAAAGTCAAAAGGTCTACGAAGAAGACCAAGACGAACGTGCCAAAGATGCCATGATTCGCTACGAAAGTCGCTTGGATGCTTATCAGTTCTTGCTTGGTAAGTTTGAAAACTTCAAAGCAGGCAAGGGATTTCATGATTTGCCAGAAGGATTGTTTGGTGAGCGAAACTATTAA
- the rimP gene encoding ribosome maturation factor RimP, translating into MDAIATIVELVREVVEPVIQAPFELVDIEYGKIGSDMILSIFVDKPEGITLNDTADLTEIISPVLDTIKPDPFPEQYFLEITSPGLERPLKTKDAVAGAVGKYIHVGLYQAIDKQKVFEGTLLSFEEDELTMEYMDKTRKKTVQIPYSLVSKARLAVKL; encoded by the coding sequence GTGGACGCAATCGCAACAATCGTAGAATTAGTCAGAGAAGTTGTAGAACCTGTCATCCAAGCACCTTTCGAACTCGTGGATATCGAGTATGGAAAGATTGGCAGTGACATGATTCTCAGTATTTTTGTAGACAAACCTGAAGGAATTACCTTGAACGACACGGCAGACCTGACAGAAATCATCAGTCCTGTCCTAGACACCATCAAGCCTGATCCCTTCCCAGAACAATATTTCCTAGAAATCACCAGTCCAGGCTTGGAACGTCCTTTGAAAACCAAGGATGCTGTCGCTGGAGCGGTTGGGAAATACATCCATGTCGGGCTCTACCAAGCCATCGATAAGCAAAAAGTCTTTGAAGGAACCTTACTGTCCTTTGAAGAGGACGAGTTGACCATGGAATATATGGACAAGACACGTAAGAAAACTGTCCAAATTCCATACAGTTTAGTATCAAAAGCACGTTTAGCAGTAAAATTATAG
- the rnpM gene encoding RNase P modulator RnpM — MKTRKIPLRKSVVSNEVIDKRDLLRIVKNKEGQVFIDPTGKANGRGAYIKLDNAEALEAKKKKVFNRSFNMEVEESFYDELIAYVDHKVKRRELGLE; from the coding sequence ATGAAAACAAGAAAAATCCCTTTGCGCAAGTCTGTTGTATCCAATGAAGTGATTGATAAGCGTGATTTGCTCCGCATTGTCAAGAACAAAGAAGGACAGGTCTTTATCGATCCGACAGGCAAGGCCAATGGCCGTGGCGCTTATATCAAGCTAGACAATGCAGAAGCCCTAGAGGCAAAAAAGAAGAAAGTCTTTAACCGCAGCTTTAACATGGAAGTGGAAGAAAGCTTTTATGACGAGTTGATCGCTTATGTGGATCACAAAGTGAAAAGAAGAGAGTTAGGACTTGAATAA